Proteins from a single region of Sesamum indicum cultivar Zhongzhi No. 13 linkage group LG5, S_indicum_v1.0, whole genome shotgun sequence:
- the LOC105162936 gene encoding probable LRR receptor-like serine/threonine-protein kinase At2g24230 has translation MGFRVFVSFLVVTMFFRPLVCQEPNTDESFVFEFLQKMGLNPSKNSGFSGSFCSWRGVFCDGNGVNVVGLEVSGLGLSGVIPDTTIGKLTKLETLDLSNNKITGLPNDFWSLGSLKKLNLSQNQISGMLPSNIGNFGHLQSLDLSFNNFSGSIPEAMSSLAGLRALNLSRNGFESTVPSGILECRSLVSVDLSSNKLNGSLPNGFGAAFPELKFLNLAGNRIFGRDSEFSWMKSIRYLNISGNLFNGSVAGIFEGPAEVIAEVNSTFNWSNLLYLDVSDNQLSGEFSTVFSHALSLKHLNLAHNRFTKQQLFQVDILSKLEYLNLSATNLIGQIPSNISHLSSLRILDLSKNNLSNHIPPIVTKNLQVLDLSYNKLKGDIPLMLLEELHEMERFNFSYNNLSFCASEFSSETFQSAFIGAVNSCPIAANPAFFRKKAPKHRGLKLALALALSMVCLLVGLLFLAFGCRRKTRMWAVKQNSCKEEQIISGPFSFQTDSTTWVADVKQAASVPVVIFEKPLLNFTFADLLSATSHFDRGTLLAEGRFGPVYGGLLPGGIHVAVKVLVHGSTMTDQEAARELEHLGRIKHPNLVPLTGYCLAGEQRIAIYDYMENGNLQNLLYDLPLGVQTTEDWSADTWEDGNTGIQNVSSEGSLTTWRFRHKIALGTARAFAFLHHGCSPSIIHRDVKASSIYLDSNLEPRLSDFGLAKIFGNGLEDEIARGSPGYMPPEFLQPEGSSPQAPTPKSDVYGFGVILFELVTGKKPVEDDYPDEKEGNLVSWVRVLVRRNQASRAIDPKIRGTAPETTMIEALKIGYLCTAEIPSKRPSMHQVVGLLKDLEPVTQK, from the coding sequence ATGGGTTTTCGagtatttgtttctttcttggtTGTAACAATGTTCTTCAGGCCTTTGGTTTGCCAAGAACCCAATACAGATGAGTCCTTTGTGTTTGAATTCTTGCAGAAGATGGGCTTAAACCCCTCCAAAAACAGTGGCTTTTCTGGCTCATTCTGTTCATGGAGAGGAGTTTTTTGTGATGGCAATGGTGTAAATGTTGTTGGTTTGGAGGTCTCAGGTTTGGGTTTATCTGGTGTGATTCCTGATACCACCATTGGGAAACTGACAAAGCTTGAAACGTTGGATCTTAGTAATAACAAAATCACTGGTTTGCCTAATGATTTCTGGAGTTTGGGCTCTCTCAAGAAGCTTAATCTCTCACAAAACCAAATCTCTGGGATGCTACCAAGCAACATAGGCAATTTTGGTCATCTTCAAAGCTTGGACCTTTCTTTCAACAATTTCTCTGGGAGCATCCCTGAAGCAATGAGCTCCCTAGCCGGTTTGCGAGCTCTGAACCTCAGTCGTAACGGGTTCGAATCAACTGTTCCATCGGGGATCTTAGAGTGCCGGTCTTTGGTTTCTGTTGATCTATCATCAAACAAGCTCAATGGTTCACTTCCCAATGGTTTTGGTGCTGCGTTCCCAGAATTGAAATTCTTGAACCTGGCTGGAAATAGAATTTTTGGTCGTGATTCGGAGTTTTCTTGGATGAAATCAATCAGATATCTTAACATTTCAGGCAATTTGTTCAATGGCTCTGTTGCTGGTATCTTTGAAGGGCCAGCAGAGGTGATTGCTGAGGTAAATTCCACCTTCAATTGGTCGAATTTGCTCTATTTGGATGTCTCAGATAACCAGTTAAGTGGAGAATTTTCCACTGTTTTTAGTCATGCTTTGAGTCTTAAGCACCTTAATCTTGCACACAATAGATTTACCAAACAACAGTTATTTCAAGTTGACATCCTTTCCAAGTTAGAGTATCTGAACTTGTCTGCAACTAATTTGATTGGTCAAATTCCTAGTAATATCTCACATTTAAGTAGTTTGCGAATTCTTGATCTGTCGAAAAACAATCTCAGTAACCATATTCCTCCTATTGTTACCAAGAACCTTCAAGTTCTTGACCTTTCTTACAACAAGCTAAAAGGTGACATCCCATTAATGCTTTTAGAAGAACTCCATGAGATGGAGCGATTCAACTTCTCTTACAACAACCTAAGTTTTTGTGCATCGGAATTTTCCTCCGAAACCTTTCAATCAGCTTTTATTGGAGCAGTGAACAGCTGCCCGATTGCTGCAAATCCAGCCTTCTTCAGAAAAAAGGCTCCAAAGCATAGGGGACTAAAGCTTGCTCTGGCTCTAGCACTCTCAATGGTTTGTTTGCTTGTGGGATTGCTCTTTTTAGCCTTTGGATGTCGAAGGAAAACGAGAATGTGGGCAGTGAAACAGAATTCTTGTAAGGAAGAACAGATTATCTCCGGACCCTTCTCGTTCCAGACGGATTCAACTACTTGGGTAGCTGATGTTAAGCAAGCAGCATCCGTGCCTGTGGTAATTTTCGAGAAGCCATTGCTGAACTTCACGTTTGCGGACCTCTTGTCTGCAACATCTCATTTTGATCGTGGTACACTGTTGGCAGAAGGGAGGTTTGGGCCCGTGTATGGTGGACTGTTGCCGGGAGGAATTCATGTTGCCGTTAAAGTTTTGGTCCACGGATCCACCATGACGGACCAGGAAGCAGCAAGAGAACTTGAGCATCTTGGTCGGATTAAACATCCTAATCTCGTTCCGCTAACAGGATACTGCTTGGCCGGAGAGCAAAGAATTGCAATTTATGATTACATGGAAAATGGGAACCTGCAAAACTTGCTTTATGATTTGCCCCTTGGTGTTCAAACTACAGAAGACTGGAGCGCAGACACTTGGGAAGATGGAAACACTGGGATACAGAATGTCAGCTCCGAGGGGTCGTTAACGACTTGGAGATTCAGGCACAAAATCGCACTCGGCACTGCCCGTGCATTTGCATTTCTTCACCACGGCTGCTCACCTTCTATCATTCATAGAGACGTCAAAGCGAGCAGCATTTATCTCGACTCTAACTTAGAGCCAAGACTGTCAGACTTCGGACTGGCTAAAATTTTCGGAAATGGACTTGAGGACGAGATTGCTCGTGGATCACCAGGATACATGCCACCCGAGTTTCTCCAGCCAGAGGGTAGCTCACCACAAGCCCCAACGCCAAAATCTGATGTTTATGGATTTGGAGTGATTCTCTTTGAGCTGGTTACAGGGAAAAAGCCTGTGGAAGACGACTATCCAGATGAAAAGGAAGGAAACTTAGTAAGTTGGGTGAGAGTATTGGTGAGGAGGAATCAAGCTTCACGAGCAATCGATCCAAAGATCCGTGGAACAGCACCTGAAACAACAATGATTGAGGCTCTTAAGATTGGATATCTTTGCACGGCCGAAATCCCGTCCAAGCGGCCCTCCATGCATCAGGTGGTTGGACTACTCAAGGATCTTGAACCAGTTACACAAAAATGA